Within the Balaenoptera acutorostrata chromosome 10, mBalAcu1.1, whole genome shotgun sequence genome, the region AATATCTTCATCGATCTTCTCTTTAACGAAGTCCATTACCTGTAGCAGGACACACACAGTTACTATAGAGTTTAAGATGAATATTTTGAGCTCTTACCTTCAGATTCCTTCCTCTTCACCTTTAATCCTTTGACTTTGAAACAGTCTCTTAGTATTTGTGTGACCTCTTGTAAATACAACCTTTCCAACCTTCCAAGTAAGCACGAATGAGCAGACCATGCTTTACTTTCTCTTAGACCTTCTGACACTATTTTTCAGAATGGAGGGGTAAAAACACGCTTtggcctccaagagatttccacTTCATACAATGAATCTACCCTAAACCCCAAAGAGTGAAGCTCTGGAAATGTTTCAGAACAGATATCCTGCTCAGGAAATATAAGCCAGGAGGAGTCTTAATCTTGAAGTTGACTTTCCCAGATCACAGGACTCAGTATTCTAATGTGAAACAATTATTTTAGGTACTGGCGATAAGTTCTAAGACAGGAGGTGTGGTTTTAGGGGCACATGTATGGAAAGGAACGTAGGACTGTGAGGCTTTGGAGTATCAGATGACGGCAATGTCTGATTTTGTCCAGCAAAGATAAATCAAGGGCCATGACTTTTGCGCTTGTTTTCCCTTAAAGGCATCACATGTCCTTTCCCTCactctgtttccttcctctggATCATTCCATATATGTCTTCCTCTGACCACAGCAAACCCACCTGCAGGTGCCTCACAGAGGCCCGCGGTGTTCAACAGTGTTGCCTTTGCGCACGCCCTTGATGATGAAAATGGTCCCAACAATGATGCCCACCAGAGCCACAATCAGGCCCAGGGCACACACCGCGTTCTCTGTGGTCTCTGGGAGGGGGGTTGGAGCTTCATACTCTggggaaaaataaatcagagtaCAGAATAATGCATGTGGTAGGGAGCAGCACTTAGGACCAAATATAGGGTACTTagtcaaaagaatattttttcatcAACTAAATAAGAGGAAGACAGATGATGCATTAAGGGAATTACAGATTAGAAGTGGGGAAAGCTGAGCAATGGGAGACCAGGAACAGGCATTGGAGCAGTTGTTATGAAACAGTTAGGGGACTTGTGGCCCCAAAGGGCCAGACGCATGCATCACAGGAGGAAGCCGTAAAATACAGGAGATTGAAGGATGGTTCTTACCCCAGTGCTTGAGAAGTGGCTCCTCCAAACCCCAGTGCTCCACCTTGCAGTCATAGACATCCTCGGTTGAGGGCACGAAGGGGAGGTAGTGAAACTTGCGGAAAAGGTGGTCATTCCTGGGCAGGAAGACTGTCTCTGACACTCCTGTGGTGACAGGTTTGCCATTTTGAAGCCACGTGACATTGATCGCTGGTGGAGAAAACTTGTCGATGAAACAGATGAGGATGTTGGGCTCTCCCTCTTCCACAGGGGTGTTTGAGAGCACAGTCACTTCTGGAGGTACTGGGGGACAGGTGACAGAAATTAGCTTTCCCTGCTTAGTCCtgcccttctccctcccaccaagGCTGAAAAAGCAATTGAAATTGTGCCCTGAGAATCTGTGTCATGGTCTCAGATACCCAGCTCTAATACCCTCCCCCATGAACGGGAACCAACATTGAGGTGTAAAGATACCCAAGGACCTCATTCCTGGCTCCCCCAGCATGGATTCAGGGCAATGACTTTATGAGAGACTGTGGATGCTAGAGACGAGATGTGAGCACATCAAGAAAGGAACAAACTCATAAAGTTCTTGGGCTGGTGGCATGAGAATTTGGAGCTTGCATATGGCAAGAACAGGTCCCTGGGAGGGAAAGGCAGTCATAGTAACATAACACAAAGAGCTGAAGTATCTATCTAAAGCTACAATTCCCAAGTCTAGGAGTGCAGCAGAGAGAGAGGTACCATTGGTGTTTGGGGTGTGGTTGGAGCGCTTTATCATGATGTCCAGGTTGGCTTTTCCCACAGCAATATTGGCCAATGCACCCTGAGCCTGAAAGCTGGCAAAATTTCCAAATTCTTTAAGCCGCCACACTGTCTCCTTCCTTTCCAAATCCACGTGGAAAATCTCATCACCATCAAAGTCAAACATAAACTCGCCTGACTGGTCAGGGACCAGAGAGAATTCAGCCTGGATGATCACATGATCCTCTGaaaagacaagaaagggaatTAGGGTGGGAACCAGGAGAGAGTGTTGAAGAAGAACCCAGGATGTGAGACACACAAATGTGGGCAGGGGTAGTGGAAAGAGAGGGCCAAGTGGAAAGGAGGAGTGATGGAGAGTAGGGATGAGTGGGAAGATGAGGCCTGGGTGAAGGACATTCGTGTTCAACAGAGCTGGGAGTGGACAAGCAAAGGTTCAATTTAGAGAGTGTGGATTGAGGAAATGAGCTCTGAAAAACTAGAGTCTCGTGAAGCTTTTGTTTGACTCCATGTTACTGCCTGAGAAATGATTCCCTCTTTAGAATTTCAGCAGTAGCCCCTAAAAGAGAAATGTTCTCTCACTCTCTTGACCTaggaattaaataatttaagcCAGAATCCCAGGGCATGTCTCAGAGCACCATAACTCTAAGAAGAGAGAAACAATGTTTAAAAGGTTGGGTTTGAACTCTGGAATCAAATTAAATCTCGAATTCTCATTCAGCTACCTAGTGATCTTGAGTACATTACTTTATCTATTTATATGTAGTTTTCCCATTATATTCCACTGTGGttttgcttctatgttgggtttgtttttaagaTGAAATGAGACTAGTTTTAAGTAATTTCTTAGTATATCATCGGGATTACAACAAGTACTTTAGCATCAGAAACTGCTTTATGTTTAAGGGCCAGACCCATGGAATATATGACTGGAGATTGTGGTACCCAAATAGTTAAGTTTGAGACCTTGTAGCATTGTAGAGCACTCACTTTCCTGTATCCACACCCACACCCTGCATCCATCTGAGGGAAGTATTATATTTGGATTGACCTCACCAACGTTCCCTTGCATCTTAAAGATCTTTAGATTGAGACTGTCATTAAGGGACATATTCTATTATGGTTGATAGTGAGAATAATCTACACCAAGGGAATAATGGACTTGAAATAAGAAAGCTACAGTTGAAGAGTAGGCTGCCTCTGTGGTGCATGTAAATGAGCGGCGGGTTTTAAAATCCAACTGTATATTGATAAACCTAGGGATTTATCTAGCATTtgcagctacacacacacacacacacacacacacacacacacacacacacacattctaacTTCCTCTTTTAGCTCCAAGGGAAGCTATCTTTCCTGGAAGGCATCCTTGTATGTGGCTCTTTCTGGGCAATAGAAACCTACACTGTCATCATGGGTCTTGGAGCTAGGTTATTACTTTACCTATTTCCAGTCTACCTGCCACCTTCTTTGGGGGGCACTCTGGGCGAAGAATGTTTTTTCACAATACACCTTCACAACGGCACAATATTTGCTCTGGAGATGGTAGAGAGTAATATCAGACACTTCACTTCCTTACTCATTTTTCTACCCTCTTACGAATATTACTAAGTTACAGTGACCAAAGATCCTTTTAAGATCCACTGTAATTGGGGTTATCACCGTCCCAAGAGACAGTAAAGTAAATGCAATTCATATCAGCAtgcctgcccttccccctcccttggGTGAATGGTTGCTTTTTGGTGACTTTCCTTTCTAGTGATCTTTAGTATAATGTCTGTGCTCCAAATAGGCTGACAGAATTGACAGGCCAAAAGATAGCTACCGTGGCAAAAATAGTTAAGAACAGGTGTCAAGAAatctcatatttttttctgacttaatCCTCATGAAATTACatgaggtttttaatttttactaattttccAGGAATGAAAAGTTAAAGAGCAGAAACGTATCTTGTTAATGCCTGTCAGAAAATATTTCCCTGAAAGTTTGGCTTATATCAAAGTCAATAGTATTAATCAGTATACAATTCAGTTTTGCTTCTCTAATCTAAATTTTACTTCAATTGCTGGTGAGCAGAGAACTCTTCTAACTACAATTTATTATAATGTTAGAGTTAGACCCAGAAAATACCTGTCACTCTTCTTTTTCACTCCAAAGATTGTCTTTCAAATGTCCACAATTCACTTCTCCGATGCTCTCAGAACTTATTTATCCCTACTTTTGATTCTTTCAGCACTTACCTGTGATAGCCCATGATTCCTGAAGGCTTATCAGAACAGTGATGAAAAATCCTGGTATTGGGACTCCAATTATGGCCATTTTCTTTTTAGGCGTCTCGATGAGGGTCAGTAGAGCTCAAGGTGGGTCACAACAGACTGGAATACAAGTAAAGAGAATGTAGGGTGTCAGAGTCTGACTGATTAAAATTAAGAATCAGTTGAGCTGCAGCCAATCAGAAAAATCGTTTGAGATGACACTGCTGTTGCTAAGGGAAGGACTTTTGCAAAGGGTCCAGGAAAGGTGATGCTTTGTTCATTAGATGAAAAGGAACTTCTTAATCAATCAAACAAACTcacaaccaaacaaaaagaacaaaaaaatcgaGTTTTCAAGAATGATGGGCAATCACTCAGAGACTCTTCCATCCCAATCCAAGTGCCAGAAATGGATCTGCCTGAAGCACATTAGTGAGAATAGAATCAATGGAAATATCCTAAGATGAGAGTTAATGGCAGATCATGTCTCTGTGCTGTGACAGCCGGGGAATTTATTTAAGGGAGAGTAGTTCAtctaaaaagaatgtaaatggTCAGGCTATGAGGAATGCCTGAATCTTGGCAGTGTCGGGTTACAGAGCTGCCCTTAAGGCACCTCTTACTGCTTCAGGCTCCCTCCCGTGTCCTAGACTCCAAGGTGGCCAACTCTGCCCAAGAGTTTGGGATCCCTGACAGTTCAGGAGAACATCAGAAGAGAAACTCTGAGTTCCAACACTCCCAAAGCTGGAGATGTATGGAAAGCTACATCTTGGAACGTAGGTAGTGGTTACTGGAGACAGTAGACTGGAAAGGGGGAATTCTATTCCTAATTCCTGTTACCTTAAATATGTCCTGAGATTGGAAAAGACTTCTGGGCACATACCTTTCCTGAAGAATCAGATAGATGAATAAAGAGAGTAAATGGGGCAGAGCTTATTTTACCTGGAAGACTAGAGATAATAACCTGTAGGAGGGCTTTACCATTACTTCTTCATGATGAAAGTTCTGATTCAAAGAATTTATCTTGATGTTCACTGTTGAGAATACTGAAAGTTAGCACATGTTGACTGACcctcattttttgaaaatatagcaaaataGAAAGGAAAGTGTTAAACCAACCCTAGAAAGGGCTGGAATCCAAATACTTGCAAGGAGGAGAGACCTGGCAGTGAGGCAGCTCATGAGATGGTGAGTTTACTCTTTAAGATCAGTCATGACACATATACTTAGGGTGGGTTTTCCACAGTGTTTTCTACACTGCTGAGGTCTTATCCTGCCCTACAACTCCCCTCCCAGTTCAGAAGAGCCAAGACTCTACACATGGCTGATTTTCTGATTGTATCTAAGGGCTTTGGACATCCTCTGATACTGACTTCTAGATGCCTGGGAGGATGCACACACAGTTCTGCCCTAAAATTGTTGAGGACTGTGTTTCCTGGAGGCACTGGAATGGGCCAGAGGAGACTTCTACAGTATCAGTCTCTGCTGAGAGTCTGATCCTATAATTTCGGTTTTTCATCTCCTCTATCCTAACCTCCTCTAATCACACTTAACCAATATAATTTTTCTGTGCTTGCCCTTTGCTGGCTGCCATAATGCCTTGTTCTTACAAGATGCTCAATATATGTACAGTAAACTCAGAGACTCTATATGTCTCTGTGTTCTACATGTTGTAATAGCACCTTCAACCCAAGATGTTGCTCAGCAACTTATGATGTCGTTTAGTCCTAAAACACTGATTGGTTCTCCTCATGAGATTACTAAACTGGGGAGTCTTTAGAATAGACTTTCAGTTCCCTTTCTCTGTGATGAGAAAGAAGTTTCTATTTGGACATTAATCATGGTTCCCTGTTTTCTCCTGACCTCTAACTTCCTGTGTGTTTGCGGGAATTTCTGAGGGCGCCTGAATGAGGTTGTCTCGGTAACATTTAAAGGCGAGGAGCCTCTGTACTAGTCGAAGTTCGTTCAGGAAATAGAAGTCCCTGAGGACACCCTAAATGGGATTATTTGTTACAATTCTACTCTATTGTAGGGAATTATACCTCAAAACTGTTGGAAGCCTGGAGGAGCACAAATCAGTTACAGACCCTTAACTTTGAGAGGGAGGGACCTGTAGGAGCCACTGCTGGCATCATGGCTCCTCTAGAGCTCAGGGGGAGGGAATGTCTCGGGAACACAAGGATGCCGCCAACACAAGACCCCTGTCCGTGAACCCTTGTATCCACGACCTGAGAAACCTTCAGCCTGTCTCTGCTTCCCGAATCTCACAATCCTAAATTTCACTTGCAGAATGTAGACCACATTCAGAAACCGGGGGTAGGGAGAGCCTGGGAAATGTAATATTCTTGGTTTTATTCCCTACTATACAGACAAGACCATAGAAGcaaataggaattttttttaaaactactaaaTGCAAATATATCTCTCTACCTCTatctctgtatctctatttcCCCCATAGTTCACTCGGGTTCTCCCCACAGTCCAAACTTAGAACCagagaaaatgttattttggAGTAAAAGGCGAGGGCTTGGAAATGAGATCGCTTTCTCCTTGGACCCAGGTCAAGTCTGGGACCTCGCTGCTTCATGCTTGTGTGGTTTGAGCTCTGAGAGCCTCCAGCCCCCTCCTTTAGCTGCCtttccctccttttccctctAGTACTCAGAGTCTTCATGGTGTTTCTCCTGCTGAGGACTTCCTACCAGAGGATCTTTGGGGATGTTGATCTAGGCATTTCCTCCCCAAGTCCCCATGTAAAAAACTCTCCTTGTTCGCTATCATGTCTCCTCTCCATCCTGAGAGGGGGCAAAGGCTAATCTGCTGAAATAAATCTGTGTCAGACTGAAAACTGCCAACTGATGACATCAACAAATGTGCTGGGATGATGGGTTAATGGACCTTCCTAAGATGTCCTGTGTGAATAAAGGGGTCCATGGTGTTTGGGCTCATCTCTACCCTGGGAGGAGGAGAGTTTGAGAGtttgattcatttttctctttacctcCACTTGAAATCTGATGCTTCAAAGGCCTGAGTTTGTACAGGCTCTCAGGGGTGCGAAATCACTTTTCTTAGTGTAGCTTTTGTAAATAAGGatttgcagacacacacacacacacattcacacacacgtGGGGAGAGGGGTTGGAAACTTCAAATCCACATCTCAGAGTATTTCCACAGGCCCCATTGTTATGATTTGAGCATCTAGAGTCAGATTGTTCTATAATTCCCGATTTTCTTGTCTCTTCTAATAGGCTGAACTTGGTAGTTGAGAGACTGTGAAGGAAAAGTTTCATTCGAAAAATCACCAGCGAAGCCTGAAAGTGGCTGCCTTCACCAGCTGCCCCCTTGTGCCTGGACAATGGCTGATTCACTCCTTCAACCTTCTGTTCCTTCCACGTTTTGGCAAATTATTTTCAGAGCCGTTTCCAGCTCCATCTATCATCTTTGCCACCCGCTGGCAAAGTTAAACGTGAGGAATGAATCCCTAGGCCTGCTTACTGGCTGGAT harbors:
- the LOC103007833 gene encoding HLA class II histocompatibility antigen, DR alpha chain → MAIIGVPIPGFFITVLISLQESWAITEDHVIIQAEFSLVPDQSGEFMFDFDGDEIFHVDLERKETVWRLKEFGNFASFQAQGALANIAVGKANLDIMIKRSNHTPNTNVPPEVTVLSNTPVEEGEPNILICFIDKFSPPAINVTWLQNGKPVTTGVSETVFLPRNDHLFRKFHYLPFVPSTEDVYDCKVEHWGLEEPLLKHWEYEAPTPLPETTENAVCALGLIVALVGIIVGTIFIIKGVRKGNTVEHRGPL